In Narcine bancroftii isolate sNarBan1 unplaced genomic scaffold, sNarBan1.hap1 Scaffold_153, whole genome shotgun sequence, one DNA window encodes the following:
- the LOC138750476 gene encoding uncharacterized protein has translation MTAWCKGDTQCVPVPLMDHIFPLLPPACMLQPTTIAKAGIQWFCKRWSTTDSGELSLYWSLSHHISMSITSLCFPFTLQLLRCVCWPGSTHDARVLANSPLYRKEEDQGGYHFPPDVSKDVNGVEVPAHLVGHLAYPLRNWLMKGFTQHQGLDLDQQRFNKALNSARIVVEHAYCRLNGCRWCLSNRLDTSTTLVPGVVFARCVLHNICEINKEDFLSEWTLVEADGPAPISTDCRNQQAHGHQAIHSAILSIL, from the exons ATGACAGCTTGGTgcaaaggggatacccaatgtgtgccggtgccattgatggatcacatattcccattattgcccccagcttgcatgctgcagcctactacaatcgcaaaggcTGGCATTCAATGGTTCTGCAAGCGGTGGTcgaccacagattctggtgagctaagcctttattggtctttatcacatcacatctcaatgtctatcacttcactgtgctttccattcacgttacagcttctcagatgtgtttgttgGCCGGGCAGTACCCATGATGCccgagtgcttgccaactctcctctgtatagaaaggAAGAGGACCAGGGCGGATACCACTTCCCACCTGAC gtgtccaaggatgttaatggagtggaggtTCCAGCGCATCTTGTGGGTCATCTGGCATATCCACTACGaaattggctgatgaaggggttcacacagcaccaaggactggatctggatcagcaaagatttaacaaggcccttaattctgcaaggatagtggtggaacatgcatatTGCCGTCTAAATGGCTGCCGGTGGTGCCTGTCCAACCGTCTGGATACCTCTACCACCTTAGTCCCAGGTGTTGTGTTTGCTCGCTGTgtcctgcacaatatatgtgagattaacaaggaagactttCTGTCAGAGTGGAcgttggttgaagcagatggtcctgcacccattagcacagattgtcgcaatcagcaggcccatgggcaccaggcaatccattctgccattttgtccatcctgtaa